Proteins from a genomic interval of Symmachiella macrocystis:
- the flgC gene encoding flagellar basal body rod protein FlgC: MFKTLDISTSGLTAQRQWMNTIAGNIANVNTTREPDGGSYQRRYVNFSADTSQSDGMTRGVPVSYEVKLDESPPRMVYDPGHPDANKETGMVAYPAFDIVTEFVNAIAASRAYEANISAVEMSKTMFNKSLEILA; the protein is encoded by the coding sequence ATGTTCAAAACACTCGACATCAGCACCAGCGGCTTGACCGCCCAGCGGCAATGGATGAATACCATTGCCGGCAATATCGCCAACGTGAACACAACTCGCGAACCTGATGGCGGCTCGTATCAGCGGCGGTACGTCAACTTCAGTGCCGACACATCACAAAGTGACGGGATGACCCGCGGTGTGCCGGTGTCCTACGAAGTCAAACTGGATGAATCGCCGCCACGAATGGTCTACGATCCCGGCCATCCCGACGCGAACAAGGAAACCGGTATGGTGGCGTATCCCGCGTTTGATATCGTGACCGAATTCGTCAACGCCATCGCCGCCAGTCGTGCGTACGAAGCGAATATCTCGGCTGTGGAAATGTCCAAAACCATGTTCAACAAATCGCTGGAGATCCTGGCTTAG
- a CDS encoding flagellar hook-basal body complex protein FliE, translating into MPGSIGGFQSNLFPAMPKMPHAPIGGAVGGAAGADAPQVNFQEALLNSINQVGMQEKQAYAAIESSLVSDEDTQVHAMMAMKKAELAFRTMIQIRNKMVDAYNEIKDMRF; encoded by the coding sequence ATGCCCGGTTCCATTGGTGGATTTCAATCGAACTTGTTTCCGGCCATGCCGAAAATGCCGCACGCGCCCATTGGGGGCGCTGTCGGCGGCGCAGCCGGTGCCGATGCGCCGCAGGTTAATTTTCAAGAAGCTTTATTGAATTCCATCAACCAGGTCGGCATGCAGGAAAAGCAAGCCTATGCGGCCATTGAGTCGTCGCTCGTCAGTGATGAGGACACTCAGGTCCACGCCATGATGGCTATGAAAAAAGCGGAATTGGCGTTCCGTACGATGATCCAAATTCGCAACAAGATGGTCGACGCCTACAACGAAATCAAGGACATGCGGTTTTAA